The following coding sequences are from one Dreissena polymorpha isolate Duluth1 chromosome 8, UMN_Dpol_1.0, whole genome shotgun sequence window:
- the LOC127842459 gene encoding homeobox protein Nkx-3.1-like: MTATTMSNINKPRRYRGFTIASLIGSDSDAQTEKLTESPIIDSVPKTNLPGKCSRRREHDSDSDTDKNSDSVMERKERDILQTQILLHNHERLRMKEFQAQSDLDSSMGRRTSSSLHRDSVRDFNFSSASVREGVRAPASPDTLRHLHESFLQNGALNAGANSHIHLGNLDTQRHFRHPMAGAGIPGFPAGQMPMGPQLHPMLMGGGRDLRHLYPYMADRYPGCFLPRYGMGGMPGLFFQPYRKPKRIRTAFSPSQLLQLEKSFEKSHYVVGQERKDLANELQLTETQVKVWFQNRRTKYKRSKGEHDGSGSGDDRKSPFNDSKDESDVSDSDEIDDVGDEYPMDTYQHAIQTC; encoded by the exons ATGACGGCGACGAcaatgtcaaatataaataaacctcGACGATATCGGGGGTTTACCATCGCTTCACTAATAGGAAGTGACTCGGACGCACAGACGGAAAAACTGACAGAATCGCCTATAATCGACAGCGTTCCTAAAACGAATTTACCCGGAAAGTGTTCACGCAGGCGTGAACATGACTCGGATTCGGACACTGACAAAAATTCGGACAGTGTTATGGAAAGAAAAGAACGCGATATTTTACAAACGCAGATACTTTTACACAATCACGAACGGTTGCGAATGAAAGAATTTCAAGCACAAAGTGATTTAGACAGTTCCATGGGGAGACGAACTTCATCTTCACTACACAGAGACTCCGTTAGAGATTTTAACTTTTCTAGTGCAAGCGTCCGTGAGGGCGTTCGGGCGCCGGCCTCGCCAGACACTTTAAGACATTTACACGAATCTTTTTTACAAAACGGGGCATTAAACGCCGGCGCCAACAGTCATATTCATCTCGGAAACCTCGATACTCAGCGTCATTTCCGGCATCCCATGGCAGGCGCCGGAATACCCGGTTTTCCGGCGGGCCAGATGCCCATGGGTCCCCAGCTCCACCCTATGCTGATGGGAGGGGGGCGGGACCTCAGACACTTATACCCCTACATGGCCGACCGCTACCCGGGATGTTTTTTGCCAAGATACGGAA TGGGCGGCATGCCGGGACTCTTCTTCCAGCCGTACCGGAAGCCGAAGCGTATCCGCACCGCGTTCTCGCCCTCCCAGCTGCTGCAGCTGGAGAAATCCTTCGAGAAGAGCCACTATGTGGTCGGGCAGGAGCGCAAGGACCTCGCCAATGAGCTTCAGCTTACGGAGACGCAG GTAAAAGTTTGGTTCCAGAACCGGAGGACAAAGTACAAGCGGAGCAAAGGTGAACACGACGGAAGTGGCTCTGGCGATGACCGGAAGTCCCCATTTAATGACTCTAAAGACGAAAGTGACGTCAGTGATAGCGACGAAATAGATGACGTAGGCGACGAGTATCCGATGGATACGTATCAGCACGCGATACAAACGTGCTAA